A single region of the Pontibacter kalidii genome encodes:
- a CDS encoding tetratricopeptide repeat protein: protein MKKGIILYFSYYLAICSCLLPYSSLFAQTQQTGKAEMPITTNSEEARQLYLQGRDLRMAQYKFKEAADVLDKALSLDPDFALAHLERAMASMEGGMASSPDMESFRKHLQKASALKGNVSEGEQLMISSMEAQFNNKPEEAIALFTRLAELYPQDKNIQYDLGTFYFVNNNYDKAIEYYKKATAIDPDFAPVYNELGYAYTYTRDYPQAEAAYKNYISLVPQEANPYDSMGDLYVKMGKHEDAIKYFRKAAELDPENFNMSLTKAGTTMALMGKLEESRRALQEAESKATTNVNKVNNMLARAQTYLYEARYKDALQLADKAAQLLDKEMNPDYLAQLYLGKGEVYTQLRDTAQAQQSFDDYRTLKSTSEMPPLYLNNFDQRLLFDEAILAAKVKNFNLANRKAEEYKQMVSGSENPDVVKSHHALIGLIQYEAGNYQKAITALEQADQQHPRVLYVQALAHEKAGNKAKANELKNKLAALNEPDFDFALVKASMYKKPKVATTK, encoded by the coding sequence ATGAAAAAAGGGATCATACTTTACTTCAGCTACTATTTGGCAATCTGCTCCTGTTTACTGCCCTACAGTAGCCTATTCGCACAGACCCAACAGACGGGCAAGGCCGAAATGCCCATCACAACCAATTCAGAGGAAGCACGCCAATTGTACCTGCAGGGCAGAGACTTAAGGATGGCTCAGTACAAATTTAAGGAAGCAGCAGATGTACTTGACAAAGCCCTTTCCCTTGATCCTGATTTTGCTCTGGCACATTTGGAAAGAGCGATGGCATCAATGGAAGGAGGGATGGCATCAAGTCCTGATATGGAGTCTTTTCGCAAGCATTTACAGAAAGCTTCTGCGCTGAAAGGAAATGTGTCTGAAGGAGAGCAGCTGATGATCAGTTCCATGGAAGCGCAGTTTAACAACAAACCTGAAGAAGCCATTGCCCTTTTTACCAGGTTAGCTGAACTCTATCCACAGGATAAAAATATTCAATATGACCTCGGTACCTTTTACTTTGTGAATAATAATTATGATAAAGCCATAGAATATTACAAGAAGGCCACGGCCATAGACCCCGACTTTGCCCCGGTTTATAATGAGCTAGGGTATGCTTATACCTACACCAGGGATTATCCGCAGGCGGAAGCTGCTTATAAGAATTATATCAGTCTGGTACCCCAGGAAGCGAATCCCTACGATTCAATGGGCGATTTATACGTGAAAATGGGGAAGCACGAGGATGCCATCAAATACTTCAGGAAGGCAGCAGAACTGGATCCTGAAAACTTTAACATGTCGCTCACAAAAGCCGGTACTACGATGGCTCTTATGGGGAAGTTGGAGGAAAGTCGCAGAGCCCTGCAGGAAGCGGAAAGCAAGGCTACTACCAATGTAAATAAAGTAAACAATATGCTGGCCCGTGCGCAAACGTATCTCTACGAGGCGCGCTACAAAGATGCCTTACAGCTTGCCGACAAAGCAGCACAACTGTTGGACAAAGAAATGAATCCGGATTACCTTGCCCAGCTATACCTTGGCAAGGGAGAGGTCTATACACAACTAAGAGACACAGCGCAGGCCCAGCAAAGCTTTGATGACTACAGAACCCTGAAAAGCACCAGTGAAATGCCGCCGCTTTACCTGAATAATTTTGATCAGCGGCTCCTGTTCGACGAAGCTATTCTGGCTGCAAAAGTAAAGAATTTCAATCTGGCCAACAGGAAGGCCGAAGAATACAAGCAAATGGTCAGTGGTAGTGAAAACCCAGATGTAGTAAAAAGCCACCATGCTTTGATCGGGCTGATTCAGTATGAGGCTGGGAATTATCAGAAGGCAATCACGGCACTGGAGCAGGCAGATCAGCAACATCCACGGGTGCTGTATGTGCAGGCTTTGGCACACGAAAAGGCAGGTAACAAAGCCAAAGCAAACGAACTGAAAAATAAACTGGCGGCCCTGAATGAACCCGATTTCGATTTTGCCCTGGTAAAGGCTTCGATGTATAAAAAGCCAAAGGTAGCCACCACGAAGTAG
- a CDS encoding SIMPL domain-containing protein, whose translation MKKMNLMLLLSLFFVSALSVQAQQGQVLPPLVSVNGTGEVRVQPNEVVVNLGVETRGKTLDEARKETDKKAAAIISYLKKQGVDAKHIQTSFVTLQPIYNSGEYGRTTPDFYMAQKSMTVTVKKLDKFDELLSGLYGVGVNHVHGVQFQVSDADVEKYKAEARKKAVANAKAKATQLTSELGSKLGRVYAISESSSNGGPRPMYKMAMMESAAYDSAGGPTIAGGEVVITSNVDVSFVIE comes from the coding sequence ATGAAGAAGATGAATCTGATGTTGCTCCTGAGCCTGTTTTTTGTTTCGGCTCTTTCTGTGCAGGCCCAGCAGGGGCAGGTGCTGCCTCCATTGGTCAGCGTGAACGGTACCGGCGAGGTGCGGGTGCAGCCAAACGAGGTGGTGGTGAACCTGGGCGTGGAGACGCGCGGCAAGACGCTGGACGAGGCCAGAAAAGAAACAGACAAGAAAGCCGCCGCCATCATCAGCTACCTTAAAAAGCAGGGCGTGGATGCCAAGCACATCCAAACCTCTTTTGTGACACTGCAGCCCATCTACAACAGCGGCGAGTATGGCCGCACCACCCCGGACTTTTACATGGCCCAGAAAAGTATGACGGTAACCGTGAAAAAGCTGGATAAGTTTGATGAGCTACTTTCTGGCTTGTATGGCGTGGGAGTGAACCATGTGCACGGGGTGCAGTTCCAGGTTTCTGACGCTGACGTAGAGAAGTATAAAGCAGAGGCCCGCAAGAAAGCCGTTGCCAACGCGAAGGCAAAAGCTACGCAGCTTACTTCTGAGCTTGGCTCGAAGCTAGGCCGCGTGTATGCCATCAGCGAAAGCAGCAGCAACGGCGGACCAAGGCCTATGTATAAAATGGCCATGATGGAATCAGCAGCCTACGACAGCGCCGGCGGCCCTACGATTGCTGGCGGTGAGGTGGTGATTACCTCCAATGTGGATGTGAGCTTTGTGATAGAGTAA
- a CDS encoding Crp/Fnr family transcriptional regulator, which yields MMKENLLHFLQSTGLVCHQTALEVAHHFIDRKISRNEFFLQEGKVSDEYLFLEEGCLRAFAYDTNGSEVTTGFYTDKQVVFEVSSFFNKLPSKENIKALTDCEGWSIAFAELNHLFHAIPEFREFGRSILVKGFASLKDRMLTMITESAEERYVHLLRTRPELFQHAQLKYIASYLGVTDSSLSRIRKEYSKK from the coding sequence ATGATGAAAGAAAACTTGCTGCATTTTCTTCAGAGTACGGGCCTTGTCTGCCATCAAACGGCGCTAGAAGTAGCCCATCATTTTATTGATAGAAAAATCTCCCGGAACGAATTTTTTCTCCAGGAAGGAAAGGTGTCCGATGAATACCTGTTTTTAGAAGAAGGATGCCTGCGTGCCTTCGCCTATGATACGAACGGAAGCGAAGTGACTACAGGCTTTTACACCGATAAGCAGGTAGTCTTCGAAGTATCTTCATTCTTTAATAAATTACCATCAAAGGAAAATATAAAGGCCTTAACAGATTGTGAAGGCTGGAGTATAGCCTTCGCAGAATTGAATCACTTATTTCATGCGATACCGGAGTTCAGAGAATTTGGCAGATCCATCTTAGTGAAAGGATTTGCCAGCCTGAAAGACAGGATGCTGACAATGATCACCGAATCGGCTGAAGAACGTTACGTCCATTTGCTAAGAACAAGACCGGAACTGTTTCAGCATGCTCAACTGAAATACATAGCGTCTTACTTGGGGGTAACTGATAGCTCTCTGAGCCGCATCCGAAAAGAATATTCAAAAAAATAA
- a CDS encoding manganese catalase family protein, which translates to MFYHVKELQFNARVSKPDPAFASLLLEQFGGANGELKAAMQYFVQAFAMRQPHPEKYDLLMDIATEEFSHLEIVGATIQMLLGPINGELKNAAEESEIMQLLDGKARKEDFIHNAMVNPQFFVLSGGGPTLTNSQGVPWNGSYVDANGDPSVDLRSNIAAESRAKIVYEYLLQFTDDPYVKETLRFLMTREVAHYQMFEAALETIQPNFPPGVLQGDPRYSNSYFNMSSGGDARGPWNEGKSPSLGETWQYVEEPFSHVVETNGMLDHGLRGTDRTEASVEKMNKALSEERSKKVKAAVPSGMNQWCEYPQNGMA; encoded by the coding sequence ATGTTTTATCACGTAAAGGAGTTACAGTTTAACGCCCGCGTGTCTAAGCCCGACCCGGCTTTTGCCAGCCTGCTGCTCGAGCAGTTTGGTGGGGCCAACGGTGAACTGAAGGCGGCCATGCAGTACTTTGTGCAGGCTTTTGCCATGCGCCAGCCCCACCCCGAAAAGTATGATTTGCTGATGGACATTGCCACGGAGGAATTCAGTCACCTGGAGATCGTTGGCGCTACTATACAGATGCTGCTTGGCCCGATCAACGGCGAACTGAAGAATGCAGCCGAGGAGTCGGAGATCATGCAGTTGCTCGACGGCAAGGCCAGGAAGGAGGATTTTATCCATAACGCCATGGTGAACCCGCAGTTCTTCGTGCTGAGTGGCGGCGGCCCAACCCTCACCAACAGCCAGGGTGTGCCCTGGAACGGCTCTTATGTAGATGCCAACGGCGACCCATCCGTAGACCTGCGCTCCAACATTGCTGCTGAGTCGAGGGCTAAGATCGTGTATGAATACCTGCTGCAGTTTACGGACGACCCCTACGTGAAGGAGACGCTCCGATTCCTGATGACGCGTGAGGTGGCGCATTACCAGATGTTCGAGGCGGCGCTGGAGACCATTCAGCCAAACTTCCCGCCGGGCGTGCTGCAGGGCGACCCACGCTATAGCAATTCATACTTTAACATGTCGAGCGGAGGTGATGCCCGAGGGCCCTGGAACGAAGGAAAGAGCCCGAGCCTGGGAGAAACCTGGCAGTATGTGGAGGAGCCATTCAGCCATGTAGTAGAGACGAACGGTATGCTAGACCACGGGCTGCGCGGCACCGACCGTACGGAGGCCTCCGTGGAGAAAATGAACAAGGCTTTAAGCGAGGAACGCAGCAAAAAAGTAAAAGCAGCCGTACCTAGTGGCATGAACCAATGGTGTGAGTACCCTCAGAACGGAATGGCCTAA
- a CDS encoding DsbA family oxidoreductase: MIKKESKLKDTKQTKTGSVEIEVYTDPLCCWSWALEPQWRRLRYAYQGSLKWRYRMGGLIPNWDSFNDPMHAISRPLQMGPLWMEARYTSGMPIKDKVWFDNPPSSSYPACIAVKAAELQSPVAAETYLRKVREAVMLHGQNIAEWEVLRQTGKELAQEHPEILDTEKFEDDLSGREARKAFEEDLLRVRLHNISRFPTFTMRLTGATAGVMIVGYRPYEALEKALKQVAPELEPIPHTTDELEYRRYWGSITDREVQEALKQGGVQP, encoded by the coding sequence ATGATAAAAAAAGAAAGCAAACTAAAAGATACAAAGCAAACGAAAACGGGGTCGGTGGAGATAGAGGTCTACACCGACCCTCTTTGTTGCTGGAGCTGGGCCCTGGAGCCGCAGTGGCGCCGCCTGCGCTACGCCTACCAGGGCAGCCTGAAGTGGCGCTACCGCATGGGAGGCCTTATTCCAAACTGGGATTCCTTTAACGACCCCATGCATGCTATTAGCCGGCCGCTGCAGATGGGGCCGCTGTGGATGGAGGCCCGCTATACTTCGGGTATGCCTATCAAAGACAAAGTATGGTTTGATAACCCGCCCTCCTCCTCGTACCCGGCCTGTATTGCCGTAAAGGCCGCGGAACTGCAGTCGCCGGTGGCAGCGGAGACCTACCTGCGCAAAGTGCGCGAGGCAGTGATGCTGCACGGGCAGAACATTGCGGAGTGGGAGGTGTTGCGGCAGACAGGGAAGGAGCTGGCACAGGAGCACCCTGAAATACTGGATACCGAAAAGTTTGAGGACGACCTGAGCGGCCGCGAAGCCCGTAAGGCCTTTGAGGAAGATCTCCTGCGGGTGCGCCTGCACAACATCAGCCGCTTCCCTACGTTTACCATGCGCCTGACAGGAGCCACAGCAGGCGTGATGATCGTGGGCTACAGGCCGTACGAAGCACTGGAAAAAGCCCTGAAGCAGGTGGCCCCCGAGCTAGAGCCCATCCCGCACACAACCGATGAACTGGAATACCGAAGGTACTGGGGAAGTATAACCGACCGCGAGGTGCAGGAGGCACTGAAGCAGGGGGGAGTTCAGCCTTGA
- a CDS encoding NmrA/HSCARG family protein, translating to MPEKKIITVFGATGAQGGGVARAILEDSNSEFAVRAVTRNPDSDKAKELAAMGAEVVKADIDDKESMKRALDGAYGAYLVTFFWAHFSPEKEYEEAKSMAEAAKEAGLEHVIWSTLEDTRKWVPLDDDRMPTLQEKYKVPHFDAKGEADNFFTDLGVPTSFLRASFYWDNFIYFGMGPKKGDDGKYYLTLPMGDKKMAGIASEDIGKCAYGIFKRGKEMIGKTVGVAGDQLTGQEMAQAMTKALGQDVTYNSISPETYRGFGFPGADDLGNMFQFYRDFDQVCNSVRNVNFSKELNPELKSFDSWLAENGKRIPME from the coding sequence ATGCCTGAGAAAAAAATTATAACAGTGTTTGGGGCAACCGGCGCTCAAGGCGGCGGGGTTGCACGGGCTATATTGGAAGACAGCAACAGTGAGTTTGCGGTTCGCGCCGTCACCAGAAACCCTGACTCAGACAAAGCGAAAGAACTTGCTGCTATGGGTGCAGAAGTAGTAAAAGCAGATATTGACGATAAAGAAAGTATGAAACGGGCACTGGATGGTGCTTATGGAGCGTACCTTGTTACCTTCTTCTGGGCACATTTCTCTCCTGAAAAGGAATATGAAGAGGCCAAAAGCATGGCCGAAGCTGCTAAAGAAGCAGGATTAGAACATGTAATTTGGTCTACGCTGGAAGATACCCGCAAATGGGTGCCGCTGGATGATGACCGGATGCCTACCCTGCAGGAAAAGTATAAAGTACCTCACTTTGATGCGAAAGGTGAAGCGGATAATTTCTTTACTGATTTGGGAGTACCTACCAGTTTCCTTCGTGCTTCGTTCTACTGGGATAACTTCATCTACTTTGGGATGGGGCCTAAAAAAGGAGACGACGGAAAGTATTATCTAACCTTACCGATGGGAGACAAAAAGATGGCAGGCATTGCTTCTGAAGACATAGGAAAATGTGCCTATGGCATTTTTAAACGTGGCAAAGAAATGATTGGTAAAACCGTGGGCGTGGCAGGCGATCAGCTTACTGGTCAGGAAATGGCACAAGCCATGACGAAAGCATTGGGGCAGGATGTAACCTATAACAGCATCTCGCCAGAAACTTATCGGGGGTTCGGCTTTCCTGGAGCAGACGACCTGGGCAATATGTTTCAATTCTACCGTGATTTTGACCAGGTCTGCAATAGTGTGCGTAACGTCAACTTTTCAAAAGAGCTAAACCCTGAATTGAAATCCTTTGACTCGTGGCTAGCTGAAAATGGAAAGCGAATACCCATGGAGTAA
- a CDS encoding glycoside hydrolase family 97 protein: MNLTQTTERSRRTHRGVRRMFLLLFLCTFTTLAYAQTITSPDKNFTMKFELTAQGEPTYQLTYKKKPVIKQSKLGLATQDVPSFLEGFTVTDTKQATVNDTWEPIMGEQKTIRNHYNELLVTLAQKDQKGRHIRVRFRLFNDGLGFRYEFPEQPELNYFIIEEEHTEFNLTGDHKIFWIRGDYDTNEYAYTTSQISEIPALIEKATHDVHAQFPIDTLSVQTPSMMKTADGLYINIHEAALIDYPAMHLNVDPKNFKFSSHLTPDAVGNKGYVQTDAHTPWRTIVVSDKATDILESRLILNLNEPTKYEDVSWIKPVKYIGVWWEYFVAGKSTWAYGTETNVKLSDDFTKLTPNNRHGANTENVKSRIDFAAKHGFDAVLVEGWNIGWEDWFGNWKENVFDFVTSYPDFDEKELQQYAADKGVKLMMHHETSGSATNYERRLHEAFQFMQDHGYNSVKTGYVGKIIPRGEHHDGQWMVNHYIYVAETAAKYKIMVNSHEAVRPTGIHRTYPNWIAQESARGTEFESMGGLAPDHTTILPFTRLMGGPMDYTPGIFQTDLSYYGTGSNQRVNTTLVKQLAYYVTMYSPLQMAADLPENYERFPDAFQFIKDVALDWDDTWVQEAEPGDYVTIARKAKGKNEWYIGGVTDENSRTATIRFDYLPKGKEYIATIYADAKDASWNKNPQKYEIRKVRVNSKSVLKQYLAPGGGVAISVKEGSKQDLKGLKKL, encoded by the coding sequence ATGAATCTTACTCAAACCACCGAACGCAGCAGGCGAACCCATCGCGGCGTGCGCAGGATGTTTCTACTCCTGTTCCTCTGCACCTTCACCACGCTTGCCTATGCGCAGACCATCACCTCCCCGGACAAGAACTTTACCATGAAGTTTGAGCTGACTGCCCAGGGAGAGCCGACTTACCAGCTGACCTACAAAAAGAAGCCGGTCATAAAGCAAAGCAAGCTGGGCCTGGCCACCCAGGACGTGCCTTCGTTTCTGGAGGGCTTTACTGTAACCGATACCAAGCAGGCAACCGTGAACGATACCTGGGAGCCGATTATGGGAGAGCAGAAAACCATCCGCAACCACTACAACGAGCTGCTGGTAACGCTGGCGCAGAAAGACCAGAAAGGCCGCCACATCCGCGTTCGCTTCCGTTTATTCAACGATGGCCTGGGCTTTCGCTACGAATTTCCGGAGCAGCCGGAATTGAACTACTTCATCATCGAGGAGGAGCACACGGAGTTTAACCTGACCGGCGACCACAAGATCTTTTGGATCAGGGGCGACTACGACACCAATGAGTATGCCTATACTACCTCGCAGATCTCAGAGATCCCGGCCCTGATCGAGAAGGCTACCCACGATGTGCACGCGCAGTTCCCAATCGACACGCTGTCAGTGCAAACGCCTTCCATGATGAAGACCGCTGATGGACTCTACATCAACATCCACGAGGCGGCCCTGATCGACTACCCGGCAATGCACCTGAACGTGGACCCGAAGAACTTCAAGTTCAGCTCGCACCTGACGCCAGACGCCGTCGGTAACAAAGGCTACGTGCAGACTGATGCCCACACGCCGTGGCGCACGATCGTGGTCAGTGATAAGGCCACGGACATCCTCGAGTCGCGGCTGATCCTGAACCTGAACGAGCCTACCAAGTATGAGGACGTGTCCTGGATTAAGCCTGTGAAGTACATTGGGGTGTGGTGGGAATACTTTGTGGCCGGCAAAAGCACCTGGGCCTACGGCACGGAGACAAACGTAAAGCTGAGCGATGACTTTACAAAGCTGACGCCCAATAACCGCCACGGCGCTAACACCGAAAACGTAAAGAGCCGCATTGACTTTGCCGCCAAGCACGGCTTCGACGCGGTGCTGGTGGAAGGCTGGAACATAGGCTGGGAAGACTGGTTTGGCAACTGGAAGGAGAACGTGTTCGATTTCGTGACCTCATACCCCGACTTTGACGAGAAGGAGCTTCAGCAATATGCCGCTGATAAGGGCGTAAAGTTAATGATGCACCACGAGACCTCCGGCTCTGCCACCAACTACGAGCGGCGCCTGCACGAGGCCTTCCAGTTTATGCAGGACCACGGCTACAACTCTGTAAAGACCGGCTATGTGGGCAAGATCATCCCGCGTGGCGAGCACCACGATGGCCAGTGGATGGTAAACCATTACATCTACGTGGCAGAAACGGCTGCCAAGTATAAGATCATGGTCAACAGTCACGAGGCGGTTCGCCCCACAGGTATCCACCGCACTTACCCGAACTGGATCGCGCAGGAATCCGCCCGCGGCACCGAGTTTGAGTCTATGGGCGGCCTTGCCCCGGACCACACCACCATTCTGCCTTTCACGCGCCTGATGGGCGGCCCGATGGACTATACTCCGGGTATCTTCCAGACGGACCTTTCCTACTACGGCACTGGCAGCAACCAGCGCGTGAACACCACGCTGGTGAAGCAGCTGGCCTACTATGTGACCATGTACAGCCCGCTGCAAATGGCCGCCGACTTGCCGGAGAACTATGAGCGCTTCCCGGATGCCTTCCAGTTCATCAAGGACGTGGCCCTGGACTGGGACGATACCTGGGTGCAGGAAGCCGAGCCAGGCGATTACGTAACTATCGCCCGTAAGGCAAAAGGCAAGAACGAGTGGTACATCGGCGGTGTTACCGACGAGAACTCCCGCACGGCCACCATCCGCTTCGATTACCTGCCAAAAGGCAAAGAGTACATCGCCACCATCTATGCCGATGCCAAGGACGCGAGCTGGAACAAGAACCCGCAAAAGTATGAGATCCGAAAGGTGCGGGTTAACTCCAAGAGCGTGCTAAAGCAGTACCTGGCACCAGGCGGCGGTGTAGCCATTAGCGTGAAGGAAGGCAGCAAGCAGGACCTGAAAGGCCTGAAGAAACTGTAA
- a CDS encoding MBL fold metallo-hydrolase, producing MKLQITSLNSGSNGNCYYIGNDREAVLVDAGISCRETEKRMRRLSLSMSKVKAIFVSHEHSDHIKGIPVLARKYNLPVYISPGTLYNCRLDFTGVQVLHFEAHETVQVGRIEVKAFPKLHDARDPHSFVVSCQEVKVGVFTDIGAPCDHVIEHFQQCHAVFLEANYDEGLLEKGHYPYYLKNRIRGGRGHLSNRQALSLFTAYKPDFMSHVLLSHLSKDNNCPKLVKDLFTLHADGTKVVVASRFEETPVYTISNVPVVVKSIGRQISLFNAVLE from the coding sequence ATGAAGCTACAGATCACATCGTTAAATTCGGGGAGCAACGGCAACTGCTATTACATTGGCAACGACCGCGAGGCGGTGCTGGTGGATGCGGGCATTTCCTGCCGCGAGACCGAGAAGCGCATGAGGCGCCTGAGCCTTTCGATGAGCAAGGTGAAGGCAATTTTTGTATCGCATGAGCACTCCGACCACATCAAGGGAATTCCGGTGCTGGCCCGCAAGTATAACCTGCCGGTGTACATTTCCCCAGGTACGCTCTACAACTGCCGGTTGGATTTTACGGGCGTGCAGGTGCTGCATTTTGAGGCGCACGAGACGGTGCAAGTAGGCAGGATTGAAGTAAAGGCGTTCCCGAAGCTGCACGACGCCCGCGACCCGCATAGCTTTGTGGTGTCCTGCCAGGAGGTGAAGGTAGGGGTGTTTACCGACATCGGTGCGCCCTGCGACCACGTGATTGAACATTTTCAGCAGTGCCACGCGGTGTTTCTGGAAGCCAATTACGATGAGGGGCTGCTGGAGAAAGGCCATTACCCCTACTACCTGAAAAACCGCATCCGGGGTGGCAGGGGCCACCTTTCCAACAGGCAGGCGCTTAGCTTGTTCACGGCATATAAGCCTGATTTTATGAGCCATGTGCTGCTCTCGCACCTCTCCAAAGATAACAACTGCCCCAAGCTGGTAAAAGACCTGTTCACGCTTCACGCCGACGGAACCAAGGTGGTGGTGGCCTCACGCTTTGAGGAAACGCCGGTGTATACTATCAGCAACGTGCCGGTGGTAGTAAAAAGCATCGGCAGGCAGATCAGCCTGTTCAATGCCGTATTGGAGTAG
- a CDS encoding cation:proton antiporter: MGSNEINVFITILGGLVLMLGLGSKKLEESVIPATLLALLIGILLGPKVLDVIDPEKLGDKATILETTARLVLGIGLISVALRIPKEYPRRNWRQILTLVGLGMVLMWAIGTMLIYLILDIPFWLAALIGAIIAPTDPIAASPIVTGPVAKKNLPERLRHAISLESGANDGLSYLFVFLPLLMLTRTPEGALSHWLTTTLLWEVLGATAFGLTLGYIAAKLLNASEKHDLIQENWRLIYTVALSLLAVGGGKLIKSDEVLVVFAAGAAFVQVASEEERGEEEKGQEAVNRFFSYPIFALLGTAIPWSGWTALGWSGILLVIALLLLRRPPVLLLLKPLLPSLRSTKDALFLGWFGPIAVAAIYYGAMAEHRLKEPLVWDVVSLVACASVVVHGLSSTPLSKLYARAAGRQHH, translated from the coding sequence ATGGGCAGTAACGAGATAAATGTCTTCATCACGATTTTAGGAGGCCTGGTGCTTATGCTGGGGCTCGGTTCCAAAAAGCTGGAGGAGAGCGTCATCCCGGCGACCCTGCTTGCCCTGCTCATAGGCATACTGCTGGGCCCTAAGGTACTGGATGTCATAGACCCGGAAAAGCTTGGGGACAAGGCCACCATCCTGGAAACAACGGCCAGGCTAGTACTCGGGATCGGGCTGATCAGCGTAGCCCTCCGCATCCCAAAGGAGTATCCGCGCAGGAACTGGCGGCAGATATTAACGCTGGTGGGGTTAGGCATGGTGCTGATGTGGGCAATAGGCACCATGCTGATCTACCTCATACTGGATATACCTTTCTGGCTCGCAGCCCTGATCGGCGCCATCATCGCCCCGACCGACCCTATAGCCGCAAGCCCTATCGTAACAGGGCCGGTAGCCAAGAAGAACCTGCCGGAGCGCCTACGCCACGCCATCTCTTTGGAGTCCGGTGCCAACGACGGCCTTAGTTACCTGTTCGTGTTCCTGCCGCTCCTGATGCTGACGCGCACACCTGAAGGCGCTCTTTCACATTGGCTCACCACAACGCTGCTGTGGGAGGTGCTAGGAGCTACCGCTTTCGGGCTGACGCTCGGTTACATAGCGGCCAAACTCCTGAACGCGTCTGAAAAGCACGACCTGATACAGGAGAACTGGAGACTGATCTACACCGTTGCGCTCTCGCTGCTGGCAGTTGGGGGCGGTAAGCTGATCAAAAGCGATGAGGTATTGGTGGTTTTTGCCGCCGGCGCTGCTTTTGTTCAGGTTGCAAGCGAGGAAGAACGCGGCGAGGAGGAAAAAGGCCAGGAGGCGGTTAACCGCTTTTTCTCCTACCCTATCTTCGCCCTGCTTGGCACGGCTATCCCCTGGTCCGGTTGGACAGCGCTGGGCTGGAGCGGTATACTGCTGGTGATAGCTTTACTTTTGCTGCGTCGCCCTCCCGTGCTGTTGCTCCTGAAGCCTTTACTGCCGAGCCTGAGAAGCACGAAGGATGCTTTGTTTCTGGGTTGGTTCGGCCCGATTGCCGTAGCCGCTATCTACTACGGTGCCATGGCCGAGCATAGGTTAAAAGAGCCCCTTGTGTGGGATGTAGTAAGCTTGGTTGCCTGTGCTTCGGTGGTAGTGCATGGCCTCAGTTCCACGCCATTGTCCAAGCTATACGCAAGAGCCGCAGGGAGGCAGCACCATTAG